In Actinomycetota bacterium, a single genomic region encodes these proteins:
- the secE gene encoding preprotein translocase subunit SecE, with translation MPSRELRRMQQKLGVEKKRAQLKKSAGARKKGGPKKQRVTVSQFLTEVRAEMKKVTWPTRDEVVSYTLVVLVTVVLMGGLVYFADVLFTKLVEIFIL, from the coding sequence TTGCCGAGCAGGGAATTGCGGCGGATGCAGCAGAAGCTGGGCGTGGAGAAAAAGCGCGCCCAGCTCAAGAAGTCCGCCGGGGCGAGGAAGAAGGGTGGGCCCAAGAAGCAGAGGGTGACCGTCTCCCAGTTCCTGACCGAGGTCCGGGCGGAGATGAAGAAGGTCACCTGGCCTACCCGGGACGAGGTGGTCTCCTACACCCTGGTGGTCCTGGTGACGGTGGTTCTCATGGGCGGACTGGTCTATTTCGCCGACGTGCTGTTCACCAAGCTGGTGGAGATCTTCATCCTGTGA